A DNA window from Ignavibacteriales bacterium contains the following coding sequences:
- a CDS encoding adenylate/guanylate cyclase domain-containing protein, producing MQLSISMVVAIVVLFLTKLDPVKTLEENLITYRFRQKPVNKDIQKNNDVILVEIEESTFKSLPDDYPFPISYYNRLVRNLNRAGAKVVAIDILFSSRSRLHVQEENEFQNIINQEGNVVLAGKVKSDLTQYTIRVAEPQYGNRFIGRFSNFGIVNVITDLEGTVREYFPGVYDENQGTSLPSFSMAVLNKYFQLPAMYIAPTLTGGGNIPAFKYFDKEIPKYKNSTFLINYYGGSGTFPRVPFEQVIDDKDFKTREEVEFPGLETNTFDEPDGYLTNGTFKDKIVIVGAGPSLAEEKDIFPTPFEKMSGAEIHANVIQSIIDNNFIIPQPLLITITLVIGLSLFTFVFIAGLKTIKIKFSVLIDILGVALILSLLYIIIVISTWLFIEKNYLVQMTSALSAVILSYIGSIVYYYAVERRQKVMIKGMFSQYVNPTVVDELIADPEKLRLGGERKELTIFFSDIENFTKMSEQMRPEDLVTILNDYLSEMTKILLENNGTLDKYEGDAIVAFWGAPIPQSDHAYRACRTAVQMQRRLEELRPVWLREGKSDLRVRIGINTGEVVVGNMGGAERFDYTIIGDSVNLGARLEGANKQYKSNIMISENTYQYVKDKIIVRELDLLVVMGKSEPIRVYELIGLVGESLPEEKLQLVKQYTEALTHYRRREFDDAIKGFENVLQIVADDFPSQLYIERSYLYKKSPPPENWNGLFILQTK from the coding sequence TTGCAACTTAGTATAAGCATGGTTGTTGCTATTGTTGTTTTATTCTTGACCAAGCTTGATCCGGTAAAAACACTCGAAGAAAATTTAATCACATACCGCTTCCGCCAAAAACCGGTCAACAAAGATATTCAAAAAAATAACGATGTTATTCTAGTTGAAATAGAGGAAAGCACATTTAAATCTTTGCCCGACGATTATCCGTTCCCAATTTCATATTATAACCGGCTTGTCCGGAATCTTAACCGTGCGGGAGCGAAAGTTGTTGCGATTGACATCCTGTTCTCATCGCGCAGCCGTTTGCATGTTCAAGAAGAAAACGAATTTCAGAATATCATCAATCAAGAAGGAAATGTTGTACTGGCGGGAAAAGTAAAGTCCGACCTCACGCAATATACAATACGAGTTGCCGAGCCACAGTACGGCAACCGGTTCATCGGCAGATTTTCTAACTTCGGAATTGTAAATGTCATAACCGACCTCGAAGGAACAGTTAGAGAATATTTCCCGGGCGTTTACGATGAAAATCAGGGAACAAGTCTACCAAGTTTTTCGATGGCGGTGCTGAACAAATATTTTCAATTGCCCGCGATGTACATCGCACCGACATTAACCGGTGGCGGGAATATACCCGCTTTTAAATATTTCGATAAGGAAATTCCAAAATACAAAAACTCAACATTCCTAATAAACTATTATGGCGGATCAGGTACATTTCCGCGTGTACCGTTTGAACAGGTTATCGACGATAAAGATTTTAAGACGAGAGAAGAAGTAGAATTTCCCGGCTTGGAAACAAACACATTCGATGAACCGGACGGTTATTTAACGAACGGCACATTTAAAGATAAAATTGTCATAGTCGGCGCAGGTCCTTCCCTTGCCGAAGAGAAAGATATTTTCCCCACACCGTTCGAGAAAATGAGCGGTGCCGAAATTCATGCGAATGTCATTCAAAGTATTATTGATAATAATTTTATTATTCCACAGCCATTACTGATCACAATTACTCTGGTAATTGGATTAAGTTTGTTCACGTTTGTTTTTATCGCCGGGTTGAAAACAATTAAAATAAAATTTAGCGTTCTTATCGATATTCTGGGAGTAGCCCTTATTCTTTCTTTGCTGTATATAATTATTGTTATTTCAACATGGTTATTCATTGAAAAAAACTATCTTGTGCAAATGACAAGCGCTTTGTCGGCTGTGATATTAAGTTATATCGGAAGTATAGTGTATTATTATGCTGTTGAACGGCGGCAGAAGGTAATGATAAAAGGGATGTTCAGTCAGTATGTAAATCCGACTGTTGTAGACGAATTGATAGCAGACCCTGAAAAGTTGCGGCTTGGCGGTGAGCGAAAAGAGTTGACAATATTCTTCAGCGATATAGAAAACTTCACGAAAATGTCGGAGCAAATGCGTCCGGAAGACCTTGTAACGATATTGAATGATTATCTTAGCGAGATGACAAAGATACTGCTTGAGAATAACGGCACGCTGGATAAATATGAAGGAGATGCGATTGTGGCGTTTTGGGGAGCGCCAATCCCTCAGAGCGATCATGCGTATCGCGCATGCAGAACCGCCGTACAAATGCAACGCCGGCTTGAAGAACTCAGACCAGTATGGCTGCGCGAAGGGAAGTCGGATCTTCGTGTAAGGATTGGTATTAACACGGGTGAGGTTGTGGTTGGTAACATGGGGGGTGCCGAGCGGTTTGATTACACGATTATCGGAGATAGTGTTAATCTTGGTGCTCGCCTTGAAGGCGCTAACAAACAATATAAATCCAATATCATGATAAGCGAAAATACTTATCAGTATGTAAAAGATAAAATTATCGTCCGCGAATTAGATCTTCTAGTTGTGATGGGTAAAAGTGAACCGATAAGAGTTTATGAGCTTATTGGATTGGTGGGGGAATCATTACCTGAAGAAAAATTGCAGTTGGTTAAACAGTATACCGAGGCATTGACACATTATCGTCGGAGAGAATTTGATGATGCGATTAAAGGATTTGAAAACGTGTTACAAATAGTCGCTGATGATTTTCCATCTCAGTTATACATCGAGCGATCCTATCTTTATAAAAAATCACCTCCTCCTGAAAATTGGAACGGACTTTTTATACTTCAAACAAAATAA